In Lachnospiraceae bacterium, one DNA window encodes the following:
- a CDS encoding MerR family transcriptional regulator, whose product MYSMKEACTLTNMTYENLKFYCNEGLVPNVKRDRRNYRVFDEHDIKWIQSLNCLKSCGMSIAEMKQYLALCMEGEGTIPERKVILAEKKETLLQSITELQKAVAYIDWKQRFYDDVLSGKTAYYSNLVPELLK is encoded by the coding sequence GTGTATTCTATGAAAGAGGCTTGTACTCTCACCAATATGACCTATGAAAATCTGAAATTCTACTGCAACGAGGGATTGGTCCCCAATGTCAAGCGTGACAGACGAAATTATCGTGTCTTTGACGAACATGACATCAAATGGATTCAGAGTCTGAACTGCCTGAAAAGCTGTGGAATGAGCATTGCAGAGATGAAGCAATATCTTGCTTTGTGCATGGAGGGCGAAGGCACAATTCCGGAACGTAAGGTGATTCTTGCAGAAAAAAAAGAAACCTTGCTCCAATCCATTACTGAACTGCAAAAGGCAGTGGCATACATTGACTGGAAGCAGAGATTCTATGACGATGTGCTGTCAGGCAAGACAGCGTATTACAGTAATCTTGTTCCGGAATTGCTTAAGTGA
- a CDS encoding ATP-binding protein, whose translation MKKLQFLKVGDYMKTITRAKYLDRIIELNGTPDIKIITGIRRSGKSKLMQAYIAYLKSNFENINIIFIDFMDLAYEEIKEYHALHAYVEEHYQEGKTNYLFIDEVQMCPKFELAINSLYSKGKYDIYVTGSNAFLLSADLATLFTGRYIEIHVFPFSFQEYCQYYDDISDKDKLFDEYAIKGGLAGSYAYRTEKDRTNYIKEVYETIVTRDLVQKYAMPDTLVLQRLSEFLMDNISNLTSPNKVSQLLTANETPTNHVTVGKYIKYLCNAFVFYDIKRYDIRGKKYLESSEKFYLCDSGIRYAILGSRNMDYGRVYENIVCIELLRRGYDVYVGKLYQKEIDFVAQRGSEKIYIQVSDDISRQETFEREYSPLLQIRDAYPKMIIARTKHPQYSYEGIEIHDIADWLLQE comes from the coding sequence ATGAAAAAACTTCAGTTTTTGAAAGTGGGTGACTATATGAAAACAATCACGAGAGCAAAATATCTCGATAGAATCATTGAACTGAATGGCACTCCTGACATCAAGATCATTACAGGTATTCGTCGATCTGGTAAGTCCAAATTGATGCAGGCGTATATTGCGTATCTGAAAAGCAATTTTGAAAACATCAATATTATCTTCATCGACTTCATGGATTTGGCGTATGAAGAAATCAAGGAATACCATGCCTTACACGCCTATGTGGAAGAACATTATCAGGAAGGCAAAACGAACTACCTGTTTATAGACGAGGTTCAGATGTGTCCCAAGTTTGAGCTGGCAATCAACAGCCTATACTCTAAGGGAAAATACGACATCTATGTAACAGGCTCTAATGCTTTCCTGTTGAGTGCAGATCTGGCAACTCTGTTTACCGGACGCTATATTGAAATTCATGTGTTTCCTTTCAGCTTCCAGGAATATTGTCAATATTATGATGATATCAGTGACAAAGATAAGCTCTTTGATGAGTACGCTATCAAGGGCGGTTTAGCAGGTTCCTATGCTTATAGAACCGAAAAAGACAGAACAAACTATATAAAGGAAGTCTACGAAACCATTGTTACAAGGGACTTAGTACAGAAATATGCTATGCCGGACACTTTGGTTTTGCAGCGTCTGAGTGAGTTCCTTATGGATAATATCAGCAACCTGACTTCGCCTAATAAGGTCAGTCAGCTGCTGACAGCAAATGAGACTCCAACCAATCATGTAACCGTCGGTAAGTACATTAAGTATTTGTGCAATGCTTTTGTATTTTATGATATTAAGAGATACGACATCCGAGGTAAGAAATACCTTGAAAGCTCTGAGAAATTCTATTTGTGTGACAGCGGTATTCGATATGCAATACTGGGGAGCAGAAATATGGATTATGGAAGAGTATATGAAAACATCGTATGCATCGAGCTTCTTCGCCGTGGATATGATGTTTATGTCGGCAAGCTTTATCAAAAGGAAATCGACTTTGTTGCTCAGAGAGGCAGCGAGAAGATTTATATTCAGGTAAGCGACGACATTTCCAGGCAGGAAACATTTGAGAGAGAATACTCACCTCTGCTCCAGATTCGAGATGCTTATCCGAAAATGATTATTGCCAGAACCAAACATCCCCAATATAGCTATGAAGGAATCGAAATTCACGATATAGCCGATTGGTTACTACAAGAATAA